In Cupriavidus basilensis, one genomic interval encodes:
- a CDS encoding AtpZ/AtpI family protein: MTEPPPGGPPKPAPTLAGKVGAKAQRKLRARRQGVPGVWFGLGMMGLVGWSVVVPTLLGAALGIWLDKHYPGRHAWTLALLVAGLVLGCFNAWHWVAKEDRAMRRDQEQDRDQKEKDDADT; encoded by the coding sequence ATGACCGAGCCACCGCCCGGCGGACCGCCCAAGCCCGCGCCCACGCTGGCAGGCAAAGTGGGCGCCAAGGCGCAGCGCAAGCTCCGGGCGCGGCGCCAGGGCGTGCCGGGGGTCTGGTTCGGGCTGGGCATGATGGGGCTGGTCGGCTGGTCGGTGGTGGTGCCGACGCTGCTCGGCGCGGCGCTGGGCATCTGGCTGGACAAGCACTATCCGGGCCGGCACGCGTGGACGCTGGCGCTGCTGGTGGCCGGCCTCGTGCTCGGCTGCTTCAATGCGTGGCACTGGGTCGCCAAGGAGGACCGCGCCATGCGGCGGGACCAGGAACAGGACCGGGACCAGAAGGAGAAAGACGATGCGGATACATGA
- a CDS encoding F0F1 ATP synthase subunit epsilon, protein MPPDRMLLEVLLPFRVFLRKRDVSRIVAETAGGAFGMLPHRLDCVAALAPGILTFETPADGEVFIAVDDGVLVKTGLDVRVSVRRAMAGADLATLRDTVEREFLAQDEQARSLRTVMAKLETGFLARFARLHKPLP, encoded by the coding sequence ATGCCGCCGGATCGCATGCTGCTTGAAGTACTGCTGCCCTTCCGGGTCTTCCTGCGCAAGCGCGATGTGTCGCGCATCGTGGCGGAGACCGCCGGGGGGGCGTTCGGCATGCTGCCGCATCGCCTCGATTGCGTCGCGGCGCTCGCGCCCGGCATCCTCACCTTCGAAACGCCGGCCGATGGCGAAGTGTTTATCGCAGTCGATGACGGCGTGCTGGTCAAGACCGGCCTCGATGTGCGCGTGTCGGTGCGCCGCGCCATGGCAGGCGCCGACCTGGCCACGCTGCGCGACACCGTGGAGCGCGAGTTCCTGGCCCAGGACGAGCAGGCGCGCAGCCTGCGCACGGTCATGGCCAAGCTGGAGACGGGCTTTCTTGCACGCTTCGCCAGGCTTCACAAGCCGTTGCCATGA
- the atpD gene encoding F0F1 ATP synthase subunit beta, producing MSASQGVVAAVRGSVVDVRFEAGLPPIRTLLRTGVDGRIAIEVLAQRDARHVRCIALTSTQGLARGMAVLDTGGPLQAPVGASILSRMFDVFGQPIDRLPAPQDVRWRSVHRAPPPLSQRSTQSMVFETGIKAIDVLLPLETGGKAGLFGGAGVGKTVLLTELIHNMVGHHRGVSIFCGIGERCREGEELYHDMREAGVLQDMVMVFGQMNEPPGARFRVGHAALTMAEYFRDDEHRDVLLLIDNIFRFIQAGSEVSGLMGQMPSRLGYQPTMGTELSGLEERIANTDTGAITSIQAVYVPADDFTDPAAVHTFSHLSASIVLSRKRASEGLYPAVDPLQSNSRMATPGIVGARHYRLAQDIRRTLAQYAELKDIIAMLGLEQLSPADRGVVARARRLERFLTQPFFTTEQFTGIKGRTVSLADSLDGCERILRDEFKDYPESALYMIGPIVEARGKPAPVAPEPAKESHAAGSHAA from the coding sequence GTGAGCGCGAGCCAGGGCGTGGTTGCCGCGGTGCGCGGTAGCGTCGTCGACGTGCGCTTCGAGGCGGGGCTACCGCCGATTCGCACCTTGCTGCGTACCGGCGTGGATGGCCGGATCGCTATCGAAGTCCTGGCGCAGCGCGATGCGCGGCATGTGCGCTGCATCGCGCTGACCTCCACCCAAGGGCTGGCGCGAGGCATGGCGGTGCTGGACACCGGTGGGCCATTGCAGGCACCGGTGGGCGCCAGCATCCTGTCGCGCATGTTCGACGTGTTCGGCCAGCCCATCGACCGGTTGCCGGCGCCGCAAGATGTCCGGTGGCGCTCGGTGCACCGGGCGCCGCCGCCCCTTTCCCAGCGCTCCACGCAGTCGATGGTGTTCGAGACCGGCATCAAGGCAATCGACGTGCTGCTGCCGCTCGAAACCGGGGGCAAGGCAGGCTTGTTTGGCGGCGCGGGGGTGGGCAAGACGGTGCTGCTCACCGAGCTGATCCACAACATGGTCGGCCATCACCGGGGCGTGAGCATCTTCTGCGGCATCGGCGAGCGCTGCCGCGAGGGCGAGGAGCTTTACCACGACATGCGCGAGGCCGGCGTCCTGCAGGACATGGTCATGGTCTTCGGCCAGATGAACGAGCCCCCGGGCGCGCGCTTCCGGGTTGGCCATGCGGCGCTGACGATGGCCGAGTACTTCCGCGACGATGAGCACCGCGACGTCTTGCTGCTGATCGACAATATCTTCCGCTTTATCCAGGCCGGATCGGAGGTATCGGGCCTGATGGGCCAGATGCCGTCGCGGCTGGGCTACCAGCCGACCATGGGCACCGAACTGTCCGGGCTGGAGGAGCGCATCGCCAACACCGACACCGGCGCCATCACCTCGATCCAGGCGGTCTACGTGCCCGCGGACGATTTCACCGACCCGGCGGCGGTGCATACCTTCTCGCACCTGTCGGCGTCCATCGTGCTGTCGCGCAAGCGCGCGAGCGAGGGCCTCTACCCTGCCGTCGACCCACTGCAATCGAATTCCAGGATGGCCACGCCCGGCATCGTCGGCGCGCGCCACTATCGCCTGGCGCAGGATATCCGGCGCACGCTGGCGCAGTACGCGGAACTCAAGGACATCATCGCCATGCTGGGGCTGGAACAGCTCTCCCCCGCCGACCGCGGCGTCGTCGCCCGCGCCCGCCGCCTGGAGCGCTTCCTGACCCAGCCGTTCTTCACCACGGAGCAGTTCACCGGCATCAAGGGCAGGACTGTCAGCCTGGCGGATTCGCTCGATGGGTGCGAGCGCATCCTGCGCGACGAGTTCAAGGACTACCCCGAAAGCGCGCTCTACATGATCGGGCCGATCGTCGAAGCAAGGGGCAAGCCCGCGCCCGTGGCGCCAGAACCAGCAAAGGAGAGCCATGCCGCCGGATCGCATGCTGCTTGA
- a CDS encoding ATP synthase subunit I, which yields MRIHDVAALLLAALAGGALGGFFFGGLWWTVRRTLSSGQSALWLLGSLMLRTGVTLLGFYAIGAGQWERMAACLAGFAVARMVVTWMTGRWADRHTPAPRETGHAPQP from the coding sequence ATGCGGATACATGACGTGGCGGCGTTGCTGCTTGCGGCCCTCGCGGGTGGCGCACTCGGCGGCTTCTTCTTTGGCGGCCTTTGGTGGACGGTCCGCCGGACGCTCTCATCCGGTCAGTCGGCCCTATGGCTGCTGGGCAGCCTGATGCTGCGCACGGGCGTCACGCTCCTCGGCTTCTACGCCATCGGCGCGGGGCAATGGGAGCGGATGGCTGCCTGCCTGGCCGGCTTCGCGGTGGCGCGCATGGTGGTGACATGGATGACGGGGCGATGGGCAGACCGCCACACCCCGGCGCCTCGGGAGACGGGCCATGCGCCTCAGCCCTGA
- a CDS encoding response regulator transcription factor → MQSGAISILALDKSAPWSGWAVHDSSGQAVPAASALATGTLHDWRWLAITRPVFAPCRRCTHQWSAGRAGYVSVGRTGPGLADAHIFDRDMRRILLLEDEIELREEMAAFLQKRQWQVLQVGNVAEFSSLGDQADIAVIDIMLPDGCGFDVIDALRRQWPYCGIVMLTALGSDHGKRQAFDSGADRYLVKPIKLLELDAILNDLSQRLTAGSTLSA, encoded by the coding sequence GTGCAGTCCGGCGCGATTTCAATCCTCGCCCTGGACAAGTCGGCTCCTTGGTCCGGGTGGGCAGTTCATGACTCCAGCGGGCAAGCCGTGCCTGCCGCTAGCGCTCTAGCAACTGGAACGCTGCACGACTGGCGATGGCTCGCCATTACCCGTCCTGTCTTCGCGCCTTGCAGGCGTTGCACGCACCAATGGTCAGCCGGTCGTGCGGGCTATGTCAGCGTCGGTCGCACCGGCCCGGGACTGGCCGATGCTCATATATTTGATAGGGATATGCGGAGAATCCTTCTACTCGAGGACGAGATTGAACTGCGCGAAGAGATGGCCGCTTTCCTGCAGAAGCGGCAGTGGCAAGTGCTCCAGGTGGGCAATGTGGCCGAGTTTTCGTCTTTGGGCGACCAGGCCGACATCGCCGTCATCGACATCATGCTTCCCGATGGCTGCGGCTTCGACGTGATAGATGCGTTGCGCCGGCAGTGGCCCTATTGCGGCATCGTCATGCTAACGGCACTGGGCAGCGACCACGGCAAGCGGCAGGCCTTCGATAGCGGGGCCGATCGCTACCTGGTCAAGCCGATCAAGCTGCTTGAGTTGGATGCGATCCTGAACGACTTGAGCCAGCGCCTGACCGCGGGCAGTACCTTAAGTGCCTGA